From the Chelonoidis abingdonii isolate Lonesome George chromosome 4, CheloAbing_2.0, whole genome shotgun sequence genome, the window TCAGCCTTTTCTCCTATGTTCTCTGGCAGCCCAGCCATTATCCTAGGGCGGTGGTGGCTGGCTTTGTATTCCACTGGGCCCCTGAGCTGTACATCAATGGCTTCAGCAAACTGAGCAGCAAGCCCTGCATTGTGCAATACAGGGGACAACACTGTGCTGTAGTTATAACCCTAAATGCTGCATGACTGGCTGGCTCAGAAAATAGGGTAAGGAGCTTTTCCCCTCaagggggtgctggctccgaTCCAGCCCCAGGACAGGGGACTGGCCAGTTTAGGGGATCAGGATGCGGGCCTTTTCTCTCTCAGGAACAACAGCTCTGATCCAGTCCCAGGacagggggactggctggctcattgggtggggaatgggacacagaAGCTTTCTTCTCAGATGAAGTGGAAAGAAGATCCAGGAGTCCAATCTTCCACCGTAACCATTAAACCACAGTTTCcaggagagctgggaatagaactcaggagtcctgtaTCCTCGCCCTACCCCTTCCCTAACCCACTAGACTCCacttccttcccagagccagggaaagaacccaggagtcctagctcccaacCCCAACTTAATGGGTCCCACTACCCTCTCAGAACCAGGGATAGAACTCACAAGTTTTGACTCTCATCCCCccccactgtaacccctagacaCCATTCTTCTCctagagctggggctagaaccagGAGTCTAATGTCCATTCCCCTgtgttctaaccactagcccaCCCAACTAGCTCAGCCTCCTGTGTGCTTTTACCACTGTGATACCAAGATGTCAGGCACCTCATAAATATCACAGGGACACCTACAAGTCCAGTTTTCATGAGACGGTAGCACTCAGAGAATGTATCTACACCAGCTTTTCCCTGCAAAGTAGACCAGGTGCTAGCCATCTTCAGTGCTTTCACTGTCACGTCATCTAGACCTGCTATGAGCCTTCCCTGTTTTAGACccacccctgccctctcccaTTGCCGGGACAAAATATAGGCAAGGAGTTTTCCTCCACAACAGCACAAAGATGttactaaccactggaacaaacttccagggaaagtggtggattcttcagTTCCAGAGCGGTCAGCTTGGTTACAATGGCACTATGCCCATTTAGACCAGGTGAGGAACTAGCCCTGCTGTGTTATGCCTCACTGGGATATAGTACAGCTGGGAAAAGGCTCTGGCTGTACCTACACATCACCCTAGGGaacagagcaggggtcggcaacctttcagaagtgctgtgctgagtcttcatttattcactctaatttaaggtttcgcgtgccagtaatacattttaacacttttagaagatctctttctctaagtctataatatataactaaattattgttgtatgtaaagtaaataaggtttttaaaatgtttaagaagcttcatttaaaattaaattaaaattaaattaaaatgcagagaccccagaccggtggccaggaccctggcagtgtgagtgcccctgaaaatcagctcgcatgccaccttcggcatgcgtgccataggttgcctacccctgggataGAGTTTGAACCCCTGAACTGTCTCCTGTTTCCCTCCGGGCTAAATCGGGGAACAGATAGCTGTACTGTTTGGCAATAAATATCAGTCAATTCGGCACCAGGGGGCTCCTTAAGATTTAAAGCTAAGCCTCATCAAGTTGCCAAGTGGGCGTGTGGTCTCAATGGAGCCGGTGTCCTACTCCACAGGTGTCTTCTTCTAGATCTGTAGACAGCAGTCCCGAAAACAGGACACACATGATTACCTGGTCTGAATGGAATGGATGTGTCTGGTTCAAGCTGTTTAAttcttggaggggaggggggtctactgggttagagcagggggggctgacagccaagactcctgggttctatccccagctctgggaggggagtggggtcgaGTGGGTTagagctgcatgggaaggctGGGTGTTCAGGATATCTGGGGACTAGCTCTAGCTCACAGCAGGATTGGAGTCACAGTTCCTCCCAGAGTTGAAAACAGACCacaggagtcctgatttccaaACCCCGCTCTgatccactagaccccactctcctgcTGTAGCTAAATAAACCCCATTGCCTCTGTACGATCCAATCTGTGCTCTTTGACTCTTCCTGGCTTGGAGAATGCCCATTAAATTCACATTAGCACTTCCTGTGGGTGGAGGGGCATGCCATACGTTCAAAGAACAGTTGCAGGACTCTGCAGCAGATGGGTGAGGAACAGAAACTGCTGAGTCATGTGAAACTGACCAACTTGGATTAAAAAGGCTGCCTGCTAAGAGGAGTGCTGGGGCTTTGCCTAGCAGATCAAGAAGGAAACTCCTCAGCAAGAGAAAGTTCAGTATCCAGATTAAGCAGCTTTATAGACCCTGTCTGACCATCCGAGGTGAGAAGGAGGCTGGAGGAGCTTTGTCAAGACAACAGGCGAAAGGTAAAAAGCTGAGGAGCTGTAGGTGGGAGTCTTGGCTCAGATCCACTCAAAAGCCAACAGTAAAATCCATACTTAAGTTCTCTAACTTTATGGCGTAACAGGGAGCTTCGTTTTAAAGGAGTTATTGCAAGAGATGAACTGATCAATCCCAGAGTTTGGGGATAATTGACTACAGATTGGGATTCTCTGGTTACTACAGTTCAGCTGGGATCAATCAAATGAGCAAAAGAAAAGACAGTTTAAGGCATAGGTGTAACCTGAGAAATGAGCCAGTCTGttggagtcaggacacctggggtctctctttgccactgacttgctgggcaAATTCTGTTTGCGAatttctcccctggctgggctggatCGAATGGAGTTGGATGTCTCCAGGCCTTTACACCCTCTTCTGCAAAACAGAGGCTTATTAATGAAATTATACACCGCATCTATGGTGTTTATACGCCCCAGTTGTCCCAGTAGCCGAGCACCtcgcaatctttaatgtatttgcaCTCAGACACCtcggtggggcagggcagggctattatacccattttacagatgggaaactgaggcacagagggtacAGCTACGCTGCAAAATAAATCCACAGGAGCACGTCTCCAAGTCTGGATCTATATACCCaggctcatgctacagggctaaaaacagcCACACAGGCATTCCTTCTCCGGCTCTGAGTTCAACCCCCTTTGCTAGGTTTCAGAACCCTGATGGGAACATCTACATGTtctttttagccctgtagcacacGCCCAAGTCTGtaggctcaggctctgagactccctGCTGCATGTGTTTTTTCTGCTGGGTAGACGTACCCAGACAGACTAAGCGATTTGCCCAAGATGACACGGGAAATCTGGCAATTGAACGAGGTCTTCTGAGGCAAAGGCTGCTGCCCTACTCACGGATCCATCCGTCCTCAACACTTACTTAAAATGTACAAATGAAATAACTGTTATTTTCAAATGCCAGCTTTTTGCTCAACTGTTTTGCTCTCTGTGTGAGTCCTGTCTTGGTGCTTTAACAGCAGTTTTACTCTGTTAGCATCGTGGAGTCAAGATCTGAGCCAGACTCGAATCTGACTCCTGCATCACACACAGGTTGTTCTTTTTTCTTAACTGAGTTCAGACTGAAGGTCTGTTACTGCtgatgggagaaggagagaaccCTTCTTATCTCTCTGATCCCTGGCTCGGTTTACATGGTTGGTATCTAGGCACTGCTTAAATGGGAGACAAATACTTGATAGTTATTTTTTCAGCATCTCAGCCAGGACACTAGTGGGTGTTTAATACTTGCTgtgcctcaccccagaggtggctgcatttcagtgctggatgatcatctagtctgcgaTACACTATGTCCAAAGAACAGACTAAAGCGCTCACGCCGGAAAAAGAGGGACGTCCACAACTGGGCGAAGTGGAGGGGATTCTGCTCTCCCAGTCCACCTGTAATGAATGGCAGCGGATCCAGAGTTTCCAAGCCAGGCCCGACGATCTGCTCATCTGCACCTACCCCAAAGCAGGTGGGTGTTTGCTGAGGGAAAGGCTATAGAGAAAGTTGGGAGCACTGAGACTCAATGTATGCCCATTCCTGTGGCTGGGATCATTGTTAAAGGGTTTCTGCCACTGTGGTAGGGAAGATTCAATAGATTGCTCAAGGAAGAGCCTTGGAGGTGGTAGACGACTGGTCAGGTATCACACGAAGGACTGTCAGgacaggacccggacagtgtgagtgccactgaaaatgagctcgcgtgccacctttggcacacgtgccataggttgcctgccctgGTACAGACGTACCCTTTGAGAAGATACATGGAGAGGGtgtccagatgtcccaattttatagggacaatcccaatttttgggtcttttttttatataggctcttataaCCAcctcacccctgtcccgatttttcacacttgctgtctggtcaccctatacatgGAGAATACATTGTTACACCTTTTTGACCTAAGGAGATAGTGAATTTTTAGGGTCCTGTGGGTTCTTTTGGTTAGAAAGAGAAACTGACACTGGAAttggtatttctttgatgcaattctgtttatttacaagaaaTATAGAGAGTCCTCTGACCTGAGCACAGCAAGGATCAAACCACAGGGGACTAGTTCTTTGCTTACAATTCCAAGACTCTTTTCCAGCCAACCCTCTGCCCAAAAGCTCTCTCCTGCTTAGCTTTGTCTCTGGGGCTTGCTTGCTACTGGCTTCTCTTTTAGACACACAACTGCAATCAAGTGAGTCGATCCCCAGCCTCCTGTATTTGCATTCAATCTAGTCTTTGAGCAGTGGCTTTCATTATCTGTCCCCAGGGTggctttttcctttgtttcagctatcactaaGCAAAAGAGCATTTAGTTGCTCCGTCATTCAGTCTGAATGGAATATCCCTAGTTCTTATATACCATTTTCTGTCATCTcatctcagagcactttgcacAGCAGATTGGCATCAGTATCCTaatttaaagatggggaaactgaggcacaaagagggaaagtgacttCTCCAAGGTCCCCCAGCTGGctaagactagaacccaggtctctcaagtcTGGTGTTTTATCCACTAGCCTTGGTGTCTCAAGGCAGCCAGTAAACCCAATCTCCTTAACAAGATGGGCACAGCAGGTTTGGTTGGAATAAACACTCAAATCCACTTCTTTCCCGGTGGGAAGGCACAACATGGATCCAGGAGATAGTAGACATGATCCAGCAGGATGGGGACTTGGAGAAGTGCAAGCGTGCCCCCGTCCACCACCGGCACCCCTTCATCGAGTGGGCTCGTCCGCCCCAACCCTCAGGtaggtgctgctgggctgggtggggctggtTCTTCAAGCACAACATCTGAACTTCACTCCTGCCTGCAGGTGTGGAACAGGCTGAAGCCATGCCCTCGCCACGGACCCTGAAAACCCACCTCCCCGTCAAACTGCTACCTCCATCCTTCTGGGAACAGAAGTGTAAGGTAATCCTTCCTCTAAGCACCATGCTCACAATGGCAGCCACtgtgccccgccccagaggtggctgcatttcagggctaGGTGAGTGATCCCTGTGCAGGGCTGCTGTGTGGGTATTcaacagctgggagcagaggtgTAAGGTAACCTCCTCCTCTCTAAACTTGAGCTTAGAGACCCCCTCACCCTACAGCAGTgacccctctccctctgtctttcctgccccatccacccagtTCCTGTACGTGGCTCGTAATGCCAAGGACTGCATGGTCTCCTACTACCACTTCCAGAGAATGAGCAAAGTGGTGCCTGACCCAGGCCCCTGGCACGAGTATTTTGAGATGTTCATGGCGGGCAAAGGTAAGTTCAGCCCAGCTCCTTGGCCTGGCATCCAgaaattcctcttcctgttgTCCGTCCTGGGGTGAGCGCCGCTGCTGGGAGTCATCCCACCCTCTCAGCCCAGGGGTCCCCCCTAGAATATCCCACCCTGgggagagcaccctctgctgacGAGATGTCCCCAGCCATGTGCTCTCAGTCCTGAGGTCCTCCCCCTTGAGCTCCCCATTCCAGAGAGAGCACACCCTGCTGGGGAGACCTCCTATCTTTGTGCCCTAAGCCCTTGAGTCTCCCTAGAGCTCCTCCCCCAAGGAGAATGCCCCCTACTGCGGAGAGCCCCTGTACCCTCAGCTATGGGATCCCCCCTTAAGCTCCCACCCTGggcagagcacctcctgctggggagaCACCCCACCCACATGGTctcagccctggggtcccccccaCCCGGTGACCCCAATCCTGGGGAGATTGTCCCCTGCTGGGGACATACCCCATCCATATGGTCTCAGCCCTGGGGTCCCATCCAGTGACCTTAATCCTGGGGAGATTGTCCTGTGGTGGGGAAACACCCCACCCACACGGCCTCAGCCCTGTGGTCCCCCGCCAGTGACCCCAATCCTGGGGAGATTGTCCTCTGCTGGGGAGACATCCCACCCACACGGTCTCAGACCTGGGGTCCCATCCAGGGACCTTAATCCTGGGGAGATTGTCCTGTGGTGGGGAAACACCCCACCCACACGGCCTCAGCCCTGTGGTCCCCCGCCAGTGACCCCAATCCTGGGGAGACTGTCCTCTGCTGGGGAGACATCCCACCCACACGGTCTCAGCCTTGGGGTCCCTCCCGAGTGACCCCAATCCTGGGGAGATTGTCCCCTGGTGGGGAGACCACACCCCTGCGCTCTCAGCTCTGGGATCCCCTTAGTGCCCCTGTGGTCTCAGAGAGCGAGCCCTGCTGGGGAACCCCCACACACAGACTGCTCTGCAGCCCCACCTGTGCTCATGGTGCTGTCTCCCTGCTCTCTCTGCTACAGTGGGCTGGGGTCCATGGCACGACCACGTGAAGGGCTGGTGGAAGGTAAAGGACATGCACTGCGTGCTCTTCCTCTTCTACGAGGACATGAAGAAGGTGAGCGGCTCTGGGGGGGGGATTCGGGCGGGCTGAGGTGCGAGCCCCATAGGCACTTTGAAATGGCAGGATAGGGGACTCCGCATGGGATGGAGGGGAGAAATGAACCCTTCCCAGCTTATCTTTAAAGGGAAAAGGAGATGGGATTCCAAAGCTGTGAGCTTCTCTGCAGCAGTGCCCTGCTGAGGAGCACAGCACTGCGAACTTCCCTGTAAGCAGTGCTCTGCCCTAGATTCCGAGGCTGTGAGCTCAGTTAAACTTCCAGACAGTATTGCCATGGACTGGTAGGGCCTCTAGTGCTGTGAGCTTCCTCAGAGCAGTGCCTTCCCCACAGGACCCGAAGTGTGAGATCCAGAAGGTGGCCCAGTTCCTGGGAAAGAACCTGGACCAGGAGCTTCTGGAGAAGATTGTCTATCACACATCATTCGACGTCATGAAGGACAATCCCATGGCTAACCGCTCCGGCATCCCCGTGTCCATCATGGACCAGTCCATCTCCCCGTTCATGCGCAAAGGTAACACAGTCCTGACACCTGCCTCTGGGATGGGCTccagggcgccccctgctggcGATGGgtgtgtgacccccccccccacacacacctgaaaGTAACACACTTCTGAGACAGGCTATATACGCCCTGTTCCTGTCTGGACCTTGGTTGGCTGTTATGCTTCAGAAGGGCATTTAAAAAGGGGAGTTGTGGTTTAGGTACCTCATGCTCCAATTCCCCTATATGGGTCAGGcttcctggctggactacatctcccatgatagaTCGCAGTCCTCCCCTCTTCTTGAGTGCATCATGGGACTCTgggccatggtgcatcatgggatatgTAGTCCAGTTAGCTAGCCGGGGAGTCCAGATCCCTagggctgagaggggagtggagtctagtcaggactcctgggttctatcctcagtTCTTCCACCAAGTCACTTCAGAAGGCCATTTAAACGTCTATAGTGGTTTGGGGCCTTGCCCTGCTTGACTTTCAGCAGTGCTCAGCAAGGCCTTGGGAGCTGTGAGCTTCCCCAGAGCAGTGCCTTGGCAGCTGTGATAGGCCTGGTCCAGATGCTGGCTGTGTCGAaagtcccagcccttccccttgcATGGCGACTTCTGTCTCTGCATCTCTGTTGTTCACAGGGACTGTTGGGGACTGGAAGAACCACTTCACTGTGGCACAGAATGAACGCTTTGAGGACGACTATGAGAAGAAGATGGCTGGGACcaatctgaccttctgcatggAGCTCTGAGGACCCTGCCTCTGAGCCTGGCAGGATCCACCCAGCCTGCCACAGCCACCCCTGTAGGCCCCTGAATCTCTACCAGTCTTTTCCAAGGTGACAGACCTTCTGCCATGGACTACTCCCAGGCTCAGCCAAACCCCAGGGCTTTTCTGTGGGGCAGTGGTGTGGGTTCTTCCACTGTATAACCCTGTCCTCTCTGTCCCATTTTCACATCTTCTTCCCTTCCCATTCCCACCTActgttccttccctcctcctgacCCACCATGGCCCATCTCTacaactggctggaaaatgggaGCTATTTCCTCCcatggaaaatatatttatttatttttttgtcaaaagcCTGAATTCCACcaaattttaatttagaaatgcTTCCTTATGGGAGCTgttgtttgggtgcctcatgctcccattcacCTATATGCTTCAGActtcctggctggactacatctcccatgatagaCCATAGTCCTCCCCTCTTCTTGAGTGCATCCTGGGACTCTgggccatggtgcatcatgggatatgTAGTCTGGTTAGGTAGCCTGAGAGTCCAGATTCCCGGGTTCTATCCCtaggtctgggaggggagtggggtctagtgagttAGTGTAGTGGGCTGGGAGTCTGGACACCTGGGGTCTAGCCTCAGCTCTTCCACCAACTCACTGTTTGACCTTAGATAAGCCACTTTCCCTAACTGTGATCTCCATTGGAAAGAGGGGAAATTAAATCACTATACTCCCTATTGCATGTCTCTAAGGGTGATGGGGGGCATGCAGGATCACATGCCACTGTCCCCCCggtttgctgcttggcttgtactgagcatgctcagtaacactgctgaagccagctgtaACCACTCACCCACTGTTGCTCCCATCATCTCTGCTCTAAATCCCCTTTTAGGTAATCACAGTTGCCAGGGTTGAAGGAGTAACATAAATGTACTTCTCAGTTAATTCCTGAAACAACTATTACTTCCCGTGTGGGTTCTGACGCAGCTGGGCTGTGGAAACGGGGCCAGATTTCTCCTCACCACTGAACCGTGCAGAACAAAgtgattgctttttttaaaactgccgCTTGCCCTTTCATTAACCTCAGTTGGCTGTAATGGAACAGGAGCTGGGAACGCATTTAAGGGTGATCTGCTTTCTTAGGGTACAGAAAGAGACTGACCAAAGGATGGCTGAGGATGAGGTCAGACACTTACCCAGTTTGAAATCATACAATGTGAGCTGGCAGAACTCTGTCACTGGGGTTTCTAACCCTACAGCCAGCTGACATCTTTTAGAAACCTCTTTTAGAATTGATAAAGCATTTTTTTATCTCCAGAATTCTTTTTGATGATCAGGTGTTGAGATTAATTTGTTGATTTGACTTTGATTTGGCAGTTGTAATTAACGCTGTCCCCCAGCCCCCGTAAAAAAATCTTGACAGAAGAGTTTTCCATCAATTGTGTGGTGATCTAAATTGAAAGGTTTTGTTCTCAGCTAAgcttttgacagaaaaaaatcttaacacAATTCTGAATCAAAACGGAGCATTTCGTTTTGACTTGCTTGTTTCGTATCACCTTATATTTATTAATTGTTGTACTAACTCTATCATTTGAGTTATCAAAACATTCTGATCAGGTTGTGTGCAGGCTTCTGaatcaaaaatttcattttgaaatttcctttccaGAAAAGCTGTAACTGCTTATCTGGATTTGCACAAAATTCAGTGTCAAGATGTTGGAACTTCCCTTCTGAACCTCCGCTTGCCCTTTCATTAACCTCAGTTGGCTGTAATGGAACAGGAGCTGGGAACGCATTTAAGGGTGATCTGCTTTCTTAGGGTACAGAAAGAGACTGACCAAAGGATGGCTGAGGATGAGGTCAGACACTTACCCAGTTTGAAATCATACAATGTGAGCTGGCAGAACTCTGTCACTGGGGTTTCTAACCCTACAGCCAGCTGACATCTTTTAGAAACCTCTTTTAGAATTGATAAAGCATTTTTTTATCTCCAGAATTCTTTTTGATGATCAGGTGTTGAGATTAATTTGTTGATTTGACTTTGATTTGGCAGTTGTAATTAACGCTGTCCCCCAGCCCCCGTAAAAAAATCTTGACAGAAGAGTTTTCCATCAATTGTGTGGTGATCTAAATTGAAAGGTTTTGTTCTCAGCTAAgcttttgacagaaaaaaatcttaacacAATTCTGAATCAAAACGGAGCATTTCGTTTTGACTTGCTTGTTTCGTATCACCTTATATTTATTAATTGTTGTACTAACTCTATCATTTGAGTTATCAAAACATTCTGATCAGGTTGTGTGCAGGCTTCTGaatcaaaaatttcattttgaaatttcctttccaGAAAAGCTGTAACTGCTTATCTGGATTTGCACAAAATTCAGTGTCAAGATGTTGGAATTTCCCGTGGAGCCCTGGGTAATTGGGAaacccctggaaaaatgggcacccccatgccccaacccccagcaggagcactgggcaagcaggggaagcccccccaccagctccccagAAGGAGTGCTATGCAGGGGAGCAGGGCAagtccctgcaccctgaccccattTACCCTtgaggaagtgctgggagggtgaCTTGCTCAGGCCCAGGGTCCCACAAACTCCTAATCCACCTCTGCTATGTGCCACACTGTCAGCATCATCTCTGTGCTGGGAATagactctcagcaccccctgcccctaaccactagactccactgcccttccagaggcagggatagaacccagaagtccagcctctgctctaaccattaactcccactcccctcccagagctggtaataaaactcaggagtcctggctcctatgCCAAAGAGGGCTTGAGGGATGAGATGGTTAACTCTGGCTGTGCTGTTCAAGGGCCTTATTAGAGTCTACTTTAAGGAGACAGGGCCCTGCTCGTGAATTTGCCTGTGGGTGTGTTTTATGCATCGTCAGATACAATGTCTTGCTAGAAATCCTTTCATTAAAGAAAGGAGACTAGGAAAAGAGGAGCTGACCCGGTGCTGCGGCATTCAGAAACCTGGCTATTAAGTAACCAGACTAgaaacacagggccaaattcatagAGTTTGTTGCCAGAAGGAACCAGTAGATTAGATCATATTCCAGTGTAATACAGTTTCACCCAGAAGTCACTCCTGTCTTGAGCCCATTAACTTGTGTTAAAACAGGAGTAGGCaactatggcacgtgtgccaaaggcagcacacaagctgattttcagtggcactcgcactgcccggggcctggccaccaggccggggaggctctgcattttaatttaatttcaaatgaagcttcttaaacatttttaaaaccttatttattttatatacaacaatagcttagttaaatattatagatttatagaaagaaaccttctaaaaacgttaaaatgtattactggcacgcggaaccttaaatctgagtgactaaatgaagactcggcacaccacgtctgaaaggttgccaacctctgtgTTAGCCCAAAGCATCTTTCAAAAAGGCATCCAGGCTGGTTTTGAACATTTctagagatggagaatccaccacggccCTGGGGagtttgttcctgtggttaatcACCTTCAATGTTCAAAACTGGTGCCTTATTTCTGACTGGAATTTTGTCTGGCCTAACTTCCAGCCCTTGGTTCTCCTTCCACCTTTCTTCACTAGTTTAAAGAGGCCATGGATACTTGAGATATTCTCCCCACAAAGGTCCTTGTACACCAGCATCAAGTCACcttctcaatctttttgataaactaaacagaccgagtctctcactctcaggcattttctccagtccaccaattttttatttttttttaaagctcttctctgcaccctgtCCAATTCTTCaacctcctttttaaaatgtgtctgcCAGAACTGGATCCAGCATCTGTGTGACCAACGTGGTGCAGAGAGGTTAAATGGCCCCTCCACAGATTCCCAGTTGAGATAGATCAGCAGAACTCCCTTGCCCTCAGTGGAGTGACAATGATTAACGCCAGGGATaatcaagtttcagagtagcagccacgttagtctgtatccgcaaaaagaacaggagtacttgtggcaccttagagactaacacatttatttcagcatgagctttcgtgagctacagctcacttcttcggatgcacagaatggaacacacagacaggagatatttatacatacagagaacatgaaaaggtggaagtatgcataccaacaggaagagtctaatcaactgagatgagctatcatcagcaggagaaaaaaaaacttttgaagtgataatcaaatTACCCTGACCCTGATTCTCTGCCGCCTTGCACCTTGTGTTTCCATATGAATCATATATTTCGTAGTGTTGCCTAGTCGATGTCGGTGTCTCTTTTTTTCTGCCTGGGGCACACAACAGTTGATCTTCAGATGATTGGGATGCTAGGCCTCATCTACAcagccactttacagcgctgaaaaaacacccccctgagcacagcaagtttcagcgctgtaaagtgccaggatagacagtgcaccagcattGGCAGCTACACCCCtcgtgggggtgggttttttacagcgctgggagagctctccctggCCACGTTGAAGTGCTGGCTCAGCAGCGCTTTAACGCTGGTAGTGAAGACCATACCCTAAGTCTCACTAAAGTCGTTGGGCTCAATATAGGGGTATGTATTTGTGTGTAACTGAATGACCTGTGCTATACATGTTCGATGATCTAATGGACTCTTCTAGGCTTACACTTTGGGCAACTGGGGCTTAAAGAGAAACACCATATACAGTGATGCAGTATCTGACCCCCTGACACAGGCAATCCAAGACACAGAATCCAGGTCTAAATGCTGTTAAAGGACTTTTTTTCAATATACCGCGAGAGATGTAAGCAGTTGTTGGATCTGAAACTGCTTTTCATTGATGAAATATAAAAGTGaggctgtccctttaaaaaaaagtagagagAGTGAAATGTAATTGAGTCCTGTAATAAGAAAAGGTAGAGCTAAAAGAGGGTTGGCCTAGGTGCCTGCTCAGAGGAAAACAACAAGGTTTTCAATTTCCcattgtctgtgtgtgtatggctCTGTGTGTTGGCATGGTGATCTGTCTTTGGGCTGGATGTTTTTCATTCTAGGTGCACATGCATGTGATCTGGGAGTATCTGTATGACCATGTATGAGGGGGAATATTTAGGGCTGGCTGTTTTTGCTGACCTAATGCTCAGAGCACTGGAGTGAGACTCAGGACTTCAGGATTCTGTTTCTATCT encodes:
- the LOC116827476 gene encoding sulfotransferase 1C2-like: MSKEQTKALTPEKEGRPQLGEVEGILLSQSTCNEWQRIQSFQARPDDLLICTYPKAGTTWIQEIVDMIQQDGDLEKCKRAPVHHRHPFIEWARPPQPSGVEQAEAMPSPRTLKTHLPVKLLPPSFWEQKCKFLYVARNAKDCMVSYYHFQRMSKVVPDPGPWHEYFEMFMAGKVGWGPWHDHVKGWWKVKDMHCVLFLFYEDMKKDPKCEIQKVAQFLGKNLDQELLEKIVYHTSFDVMKDNPMANRSGIPVSIMDQSISPFMRKGTVGDWKNHFTVAQNERFEDDYEKKMAGTNLTFCMEL